CCGGTGAATCAAGTTGCGTCCCACTCCCTGGGCGATGGCCCCCAACGACCCCATGGAGCAAGGGATCACCACCATGGCCCGGGACCGGAACGAGCCGCTGGCCAACCCCGAAGTAAAGTCGTCCACACGGTGCCACGTGGCCCCGGGCGCCAGGTCAGTCGGGCTCATCCCCAATTCCAGGTTCAATACCTGCTCCCCGGCCCCGGAAATCACCGCGTGCAGTTCCAGGTCCGAGCGGGTAGCGAAATAGGCCAAAAGCTCCCTGGCATAGATCATACCGGACGCTCCGGTGATGGCGATGACGTAGCGATTCATCTTGCGCCTTTCCGCCTTGGCGTCTTTGCGTGAGATATTTTCATCCTCAGGTTAAGCCCAGTTTGGGCCACAGTTCGTCCACCCGGCGCTTGACCTCCGGGTCCATGTGGATCACCTTGGGCCAAGGCCGGGTAAAGCCTTCTTCGGGCCATTTCCGCGTGGCGTCGATCCCCATCTTGGAGCCGTAGCGGGGCAGTGGCGAAGCATGGTCCAACGCATCCACCGGACCATCAGCGAACACCACGTCCCGCCGCGGGTCCACGTTGTTCCCCAGCCGCCACAGCACCTGGGACAGGTCTTGCACGTCTATTTCCTTATCGAACACCACGATAATTTTCGTGAACATCATCTGCCCCATTCCCCAGATGGCGTGGATCACCTTGCGGGCGTGGCCGGGATAGCGCTTGTCTATCGAAATAAAGGCCAGGTTGTGAAAAACTCCCTCCACCGGCAGGTTCATGTCCACCATCTCCGGTAGGGTCTTCTGCATCAGCGGGAAGAAAATACGTTCCGTGGCCTTGGCCATGAAGCAGTCTTCCATGGGCGGGCGGCCCACGATGGTGGCGGGATAAATGGGGTTCCGTCTCTGAGTGATGGCGGTGAGGTGGAACACCGGATAGTCGTCCGCCAGGGAGTAGTAGCCGGTATGGTCGCCAAACGGGCCTTCCACCCGCCGCTCTCCCGGTTCCACGTACCCTTCCAGGACGACCTGAGATTCCGCCGGCACCGACAAGGGCTGGGTCACGCACGGCACCATTTCCACGGGCTCCCCCCGCAAAAACCCGGCAAAGAGAATCTCATCAATATCTTCGGGCAAAGGCGCGGTGGCCGCATAAGTCACCGCGGGGTCGGGCCCGATGGCAACCGCCACCGGCAAAACCTCGCCTTTGGCCTCCGCCAACCGGTAATGCTGCGCCCCGCCCTTATGGGCATGCCAGTGCATACCGGTGGTCAGGGCGTCATAGACCTGGAGGCGGTACATCCCCACGTTGCGCCGCCCGGTCTCCGGGTGGTGCGTAAAGACAACCGGGAGTGTGATAAATGGGCCGCCGTCCTCGGGCCAACAGGTCAAAACCGGTATCTTGGTCAGGTCCGCGTCCTCGCCTCGCAGAACAAC
This Desulfobaccales bacterium DNA region includes the following protein-coding sequences:
- a CDS encoding menaquinone biosynthesis decarboxylase, with product MGYRNLQDFIARLEKAGELVRIKEPVSPYLEITEITDRVSKQGGPALLFEAVQGYGMPVLMNAFGSMRRMCLALEVESLNDISADLLSFMEAEANTLMKKLKLIPKLARLGRMFPKEVSKAPCQEVVLRGEDADLTKIPVLTCWPEDGGPFITLPVVFTHHPETGRRNVGMYRLQVYDALTTGMHWHAHKGGAQHYRLAEAKGEVLPVAVAIGPDPAVTYAATAPLPEDIDEILFAGFLRGEPVEMVPCVTQPLSVPAESQVVLEGYVEPGERRVEGPFGDHTGYYSLADDYPVFHLTAITQRRNPIYPATIVGRPPMEDCFMAKATERIFFPLMQKTLPEMVDMNLPVEGVFHNLAFISIDKRYPGHARKVIHAIWGMGQMMFTKIIVVFDKEIDVQDLSQVLWRLGNNVDPRRDVVFADGPVDALDHASPLPRYGSKMGIDATRKWPEEGFTRPWPKVIHMDPEVKRRVDELWPKLGLT
- a CDS encoding UbiX family flavin prenyltransferase, whose amino-acid sequence is MNRYVIAITGASGMIYARELLAYFATRSDLELHAVISGAGEQVLNLELGMSPTDLAPGATWHRVDDFTSGLASGSFRSRAMVVIPCSMGSLGAIAQGVGRNLIHRAGEVFLKERRPLILVVRETPLSLIHLKNLTRAAEAGATIFPACPGFYHRPQDLTDLARQFAGRILDHLGLPHQLTRRWGEG